A region from the Poecilia reticulata strain Guanapo linkage group LG12, Guppy_female_1.0+MT, whole genome shotgun sequence genome encodes:
- the stbd1 gene encoding uncharacterized protein stbd1 isoform X2: protein MQLKHNNPMEKRTDLASLFCMIGRHGPAVAVAVIAVVSVVAGFIIYRTVKGKRRKAESGPGAGDVSGGGGSSSSSQGAPRDAVQPEKEPSPEHEAGSRVESTDVIKEVSNAGDGAVIRSRRKLKNRRPTAKESPRSSKQEKLQNASTVDTSGVTQTDVEETIKSLQDDTCEVRNLNESYKHNLVERPNDAEGKHSGSLEPVXVSESLANEEKVQRSQKKEVTVEDVSTKISCKDEENLCALNRPICLEENASVSSNGNYILNQADSDSIKLEGYFEEPAVHMDESLSTKIKMRFQYLTSLAXINHTLPVKTLKMWHCRSTTVTNL, encoded by the exons ATGCAGCTGAAACATAACAACCCGATGGAGAAACGCACCGACCTGGCCTCGCTGTTCTGCATGATCGGGCGCCACGGACCCGCCGTGGCCGTGGCAGTGATTGCCGTGGTATCGGTAGTGGCAGGGTTCATTATCTACCGGACGGTGAAGGGGAAGCGGAGGAAGGCCGAGTCTGGACCCGGAGCCGGAGACgtgagcggcggcggcggcagcagcagcagcagccagggaGCGCCGAGAGACGCGGTGCAGCCGGAGAAGGAGCCGAGTCCAGAGCATGAGGCAGGCAGCCGTGTGGAGTCAACAG ATGTGATTAAGGAGGTTTCAAATGCGGGGGATGGAGCTGTAATTCGAAGTCGGCGTAAACTGAAGAATCGCCGTCCCACCGCTAAGGAAAGTCCTCGGTCTTCTAAACAAGAGAAACTCCAGAATGCCTCGACGGTGGACACTTCCGGTGTTACTCAAACAGATGTGGAGGAGACCATTAAGAGCCTGCAAGATGACACTTGTGAAGTGAGGAATTTGAATGAAAGCTACAAACATAATCTTGTTGAAAGGCCAAATGATGCAGAGGGAAAACATAGTGGGTCCTTGGAGCCTGTAGWKGTTTCTGAGAGTCTTGCAAATGAAGAAAAG GTACAAAGATCACAGAAAAAGGAGGTGACTGTGGAAGATGTGTCAACTAAAATTTCCTGTAAGGATGAAGAAAATCTGTGTGCTTTGAACCGTCCAATCTGCCTTGAAGAAAATGCTTCAGTGAGTTCAAATGGAAACTATATACTAAATCAGGCCGACTCGGATTCAATCAAGCTTGAGGGTTACTTTGAAGAGCCTGCTGTACACATGGATGAGTCCCTCTCTACCAAAATCAAGATGAGATTTCAGTACTTGACATCGCTAGCTTYCATAAACCACACCCTGCCAGTGAAGACTCTCAAAATGTGGCACTGCAGAAGCACAACAGTAACCAACCTATGA
- the stbd1 gene encoding uncharacterized protein stbd1 isoform X1, which yields MTITSPAIDCAASEQSPNSDATENNLVELSASCAVLQSSKELKLEQDSSTCSKNVEDVKMASFSAPQETAVVFSPVPSCLSVEPETIYHEYQALPLVGLQPEDKIKDDVTSELAKATIDALCGLTCPHGEVDETINDILVSKENXEILSSPDAVVGDVSSAASVSMEMSCPDDGVLSSFQDQEGEQMQNADLLEVPSDPAPVMAETVEPQPDEVQLLFYENPCNLTWCSPDVGVESGISSMAVSPDLPDVENPLISEVLLPVALGVPLPSEDQAELQTTMAESCAVIKEPTDEMPESSNDSQPHIKNTDEANDDSCTVGETCCEIESFNTTVGKLAKDATTDFCLNVDLGKMGTKIVIEGKREVEGKEEDKTTEINIMEATMDNNEWITDGTDQVLPWMKPPSSQINPVSTENFQXSSSVDATCTYTDVPLVNECEDYTVPLSDEATEPGKRVLAVQPMPQNVSVTFQIHYLTYSPYQKVAITGNHFELGNWKEFVPLEKVKDGFWATVVSLPAESHVEWKFVIVERGEVCRWEECGNRLLDTGNRETLLVHKCWGFL from the coding sequence ATGACTATCACAAGTCCAGCCATTGACTGTGCAGCTTCTGAACAGAGTCCAAATAGTGATGCAACTGAAAACAATCTTGTAGAGTTGTCAGCTAGCTGTGCTGTTCTACAGTCTAGCAAAGAACTGAAACTTGAACAAGATTCTTCTACCTGCAGTAAGAATGTTGAGGATGTTAAGATGGCTTCATTTAGTGCACCACAGGAAACTGCTGTTGTGTTCAGTCCTGTCCCATCATGTTTGTCAGTTGAGCCAGAAACTATTTATCATGAATATCAAGCCCTGCCATTAGTTGGTCTACAGCCAGAAGACAAAATTAAAGATGATGTTACTTCTGAATTGGCTAAAGCAACAATTGATGCCCTCTGTGGTCTTACATGTCCTCACGGTGAAGTTGATGAAACTATAAATGACATCCTGGTTTCTAAAGAAAATKTGGAAATTTTGTCTTCACCTGATGCAGTTGTTGGTGATGTCAGTTCTGCTGCATCTGTGTCAATGGAAATGTCTTGTCCAGATGATGGTGTCTTGTCTTCCTTCCAAGACCAAGAAGGTGAACAAATGCAAAATGCAGATCTTCTTGAGGTCCCTAGTGATCCTGCCCCAGTCATGGCTGAGACTGTGGAACCTCAGCCTGATGAAGTCCAACTGCTGTTTTATGAAAATCCATGCAACTTAACTTGGTGCTCTCCTGATGTTGGAGTAGAGAGCGGGATTTCGAGCATGGCCGTCAGCCCTGATTTGCCTGATGTTGAGAATCCTTTAATCTCTGAAGTCTTGTTGCCTGTGGCATTGGGTGTTCCTCTACCATCTGAGGACCAGGCTGAACTTCAAACTACAATGGCTGAGTCATGTGCTGTCATCAAAGAACCAACAGATGAAATGCCTGAATCTTCAAATGATTCACAACCCCACATCAAGAACACTGACGAAGCCAATGATGACTCTTGTACAGTCGGTGAGACGTGCTGTGAGATTGAAAGTTTCAACACCACAGTTGGGAAACTTGCAAAAGATGCAACCACTGATTTCTGCTTGAATGTAGACCTGGGAAAAATGGGCACAAAAATTGTCATTGAAGGTAAGCGTGAGGTAGAAGGCAAGGAAGAGGACAAAACCACAGAAATTAATATCATGGAGGCAACTATGGACAACAATGAGTGGATCACAGATGGTACTGATCAAGTCCTTCCTTGGATGAAACCTCCCAGTTCACAAATCAATCCAGTGTCTACAGAAAATTTTCAARTTTCCTCTTCTGTAGATGCCACTTGCACATATACCGATGTTCCACTTGTCAATGAGTGTGAAGACTACACAGTTCCCCTTTCTGACGAAGCCACAGAACCTGGCAAGAGGGTGCTGGCAGTTCAGCCTATGCCCCARAATGTCAGTGTGACCTTCCAGATCCACTATCTCACGTACTCTCCATACCAGAAAGTGGCTATCACAGGAAACCATTTTGAGTTGGGGAACTGGAAGGAATTTGTTCCCCTAGAAAAGGTGAAAGATGGGTTTTGGGCCACCGTGGTCAGCCTGCCTGCAGAGAGTCATGTGGAGTGGAAGTTTGTAATAGTGGAGAGGGGAGAAGTGTGCCGCTGGGAGGAGTGTGGCAATCGCTTATTGGATACGGGCAACAGAGAGACTCTGCTTGTGCACAAATGTTGGGGTTTCTTGTAA